From a single Bryobacter aggregatus MPL3 genomic region:
- a CDS encoding IS5 family transposase (programmed frameshift), translating to MRGRWDLKDDQWEVVEPVLRPQRRADNRGRPWHDTRCVLNGVMWVLGSGAQWRELPERYPPYQTCHRRFQQWVRSGKLEETLRVLAHYLHERGQLNLEEAFVDATFASAKKGAFAVGPTRRGKGTKIIAIAAGNSLPLAVAVDSASPAECQLVEDVLAGSFLNDLPKRLIGDKAYDSDKLDEKLAEEYGIEMIAPNRRNRGKTQDGRPLRRYRRRWRVERLFAWLHHFRRLVNRWEYHVENFLGFVRLGCLQLLLRRL from the exons ATGCGCGGACGATGGGATTTAAAAGACGACCAATGGGAAGTTGTGGAGCCGGTGCTGCGCCCGCAGCGTCGGGCGGATAACCGTGGCAGGCCGTGGCACGATACTCGATGCGTGTTGAACGGGGTGATGTGGGTTTTAGGGAGTGGGGCGCAGTGGCGTGAACTGCCGGAAAGATATCCGCCGTACCAGACCTGTCACCGACGTTTTCAACAGTGGGTGCGAAGCGGAAAGCTGGAAGAGACGCTGAGAGTGTTGGCCCACTACTTACATGAGCGAGGTCAGTTGAATCTGGAAGAAGCGTTCGTCGATGCCACATTCGCGAGCGCAAAAAAGGGGGCCT TCGCCGTTGGTCCCACCCGCCGCGGCAAGGGCACGAAGATCATCGCTATCGCCGCTGGTAACAGTCTTCCTCTCGCCGTTGCTGTCGACAGCGCTTCGCCAGCCGAGTGCCAGCTTGTGGAAGACGTTTTGGCCGGAAGCTTCCTCAACGACCTGCCCAAGCGGCTCATCGGAGACAAAGCCTACGACTCGGACAAGCTCGACGAAAAACTTGCCGAAGAGTACGGCATCGAAATGATCGCGCCGAATCGGCGCAACCGGGGCAAGACTCAGGATGGTCGTCCGCTGCGCCGTTACCGTAGGCGCTGGCGCGTCGAACGACTATTTGCGTGGCTTCATCACTTTCGACGCTTGGTCAATCGTTGGGAATATCACGTCGAAAACTTCCTCGGCTTCGTTCGCCTCGGTTGCTTACAACTCTTACTCAGACGTTTATGA
- a CDS encoding ATP-dependent Clp protease ATP-binding subunit, which translates to MFERYTEKARRVIFFARYEASQFGSPYIETEHLLLGLLREDKALANRFLRSQAAIESIRKQIEAHTTIREKVSTSVDLPLSHECKRVLAYGAEEAERLNHKHIGTEHLLLGILREEKCYAAELLHERGLRLSQVREEIARSSSEKVTQNRSKESSLLNEFSRDLTQAALDGSLDPLIGRDHELDRVIQILCRRTKNNPVLIGEPGVGKTAIVEGLAQRIADGEVPSFLADKRILSLDLSLIVAGTKYRGQFEERLKTIMKELMENQNAIIFIDELHTLVGAGSAEGSLDAANILKPALSRGEIQCIGATTPGEYRKSIEKDRSLERRFQAVKVPPPGESDAIQILMGVKERYEKFHAVAYTDDSIETAVYASNRFIPDRFLPDKAIDLIDEAGARVKLRQTTLPPDIADIQKRIKFIVHRMENAIANHEFEKARFYSDEERKERENLRLLREKYNLDDTSTGVVTKDDIEDVVARWTGVPMTSIKEEEVSKLIRIEEELHKRVISQEKAISALARAIRRSRAGLKSPKRPAGSFLFLGPTGVGKTEVARALAEFLFGSEKSLIRFDMSEFMEKHSVSKLIGSPPGYVGYEEGGQLTERVKRNPYSIILLDEIEKAHPDVFNILLQVFEDGQLTDGLGNTIDFKNTIIIMTSNLGARFLDKKKGIGFDAPLEKGMAPKVEDQVMGEVKRAFNPEFLNRLDEVILFTSLVDEDLLQIVHLLVEQINLNLVAKQIKIRLTADAAKYILEKTLVDRSYGARPLRRALQKYIEDPLSEALIQGTLPRPSDLEVYLSDTGLFVRPVHEPEEALVGVGGGVAVEHEGTPLYTF; encoded by the coding sequence ATGTTTGAGCGTTATACAGAGAAGGCACGGCGCGTCATTTTCTTCGCTCGCTACGAAGCGAGCCAATTTGGCAGTCCGTATATTGAAACCGAGCATTTGTTGCTGGGCCTTTTGCGGGAAGACAAGGCTTTGGCCAACCGCTTCCTGCGCTCACAAGCCGCCATTGAATCTATCCGGAAGCAGATCGAAGCTCACACGACGATCCGCGAGAAGGTGTCGACTTCGGTGGATTTACCGTTGAGCCACGAGTGCAAGCGTGTGCTGGCTTACGGTGCAGAAGAGGCGGAGCGTCTCAATCACAAGCACATCGGCACAGAACATCTGTTGTTGGGGATCTTGCGGGAAGAGAAGTGCTACGCCGCCGAACTGCTGCATGAGCGGGGCTTGCGGCTATCGCAGGTGCGGGAAGAGATTGCCCGCAGTTCGAGCGAGAAGGTCACCCAGAATCGCAGTAAAGAATCGAGCCTGCTGAACGAGTTTTCGCGCGATCTGACGCAGGCCGCACTCGATGGCAGCCTCGATCCGCTGATCGGGCGCGACCATGAGCTGGACCGCGTGATCCAGATTCTGTGCCGCCGCACGAAGAATAATCCGGTGCTGATTGGCGAACCGGGCGTGGGTAAGACCGCGATTGTCGAAGGTCTGGCCCAGCGCATTGCCGACGGCGAGGTGCCGAGCTTCTTGGCGGATAAGCGCATTCTGTCGCTTGACCTTTCGCTGATTGTGGCCGGTACGAAGTATCGCGGCCAGTTTGAAGAGCGCCTGAAGACGATCATGAAGGAGTTGATGGAGAATCAGAACGCCATCATCTTCATCGATGAGTTGCACACGCTGGTGGGCGCGGGCTCGGCGGAGGGTTCGCTCGATGCGGCGAATATCCTGAAGCCGGCGCTGTCGCGTGGCGAGATCCAGTGCATTGGCGCAACGACGCCGGGTGAGTATCGGAAGTCGATTGAGAAGGACCGTTCGCTGGAGCGGCGCTTCCAGGCCGTGAAGGTTCCGCCTCCGGGCGAGAGCGATGCGATCCAGATCCTGATGGGCGTCAAGGAACGCTACGAGAAGTTCCACGCGGTTGCCTATACGGACGATTCGATCGAGACGGCTGTCTATGCGTCGAACCGCTTTATTCCAGACCGCTTTCTGCCAGACAAGGCCATCGATTTGATCGATGAGGCGGGGGCGCGCGTGAAGCTGCGCCAGACGACGCTGCCGCCGGACATTGCCGATATCCAGAAGCGCATCAAGTTCATCGTGCACCGCATGGAGAATGCGATTGCGAACCATGAGTTTGAGAAGGCGCGTTTCTATAGCGACGAAGAGCGCAAGGAACGCGAGAATCTGCGGCTGTTGCGCGAGAAGTACAATCTCGACGACACCTCGACCGGCGTGGTGACCAAGGACGATATCGAAGATGTCGTGGCCCGCTGGACCGGCGTACCGATGACCTCGATCAAGGAAGAAGAAGTCTCGAAGCTGATTCGCATTGAGGAAGAACTCCACAAGCGCGTGATCAGCCAGGAGAAGGCGATCAGCGCACTGGCGCGGGCGATTCGCCGCTCGCGTGCGGGCTTGAAATCGCCGAAGCGCCCGGCGGGCAGCTTCCTGTTCCTGGGGCCGACGGGTGTCGGTAAGACGGAAGTCGCCAGAGCCTTGGCCGAGTTCCTGTTTGGCAGTGAGAAGTCGCTGATCCGCTTCGATATGTCGGAGTTCATGGAGAAGCATTCGGTGTCGAAGCTGATCGGCTCGCCTCCCGGCTATGTTGGCTATGAGGAAGGTGGTCAGTTGACGGAGCGCGTGAAGCGCAATCCGTATTCGATCATCCTGCTCGACGAAATTGAGAAAGCGCATCCGGATGTGTTCAACATCCTGTTGCAGGTGTTTGAAGACGGCCAGTTGACCGATGGATTGGGCAACACGATCGACTTCAAGAACACGATCATCATCATGACGTCGAACCTGGGTGCGCGCTTCCTCGACAAGAAGAAGGGCATCGGTTTCGATGCACCGCTCGAGAAAGGCATGGCTCCGAAGGTGGAAGACCAGGTGATGGGCGAAGTGAAACGCGCCTTCAATCCGGAATTCCTGAACCGCCTGGACGAGGTGATTCTGTTCACGTCGCTGGTGGATGAGGACCTGCTGCAGATCGTGCATTTGCTGGTGGAACAGATCAATCTGAATCTGGTGGCCAAGCAGATCAAGATTCGCCTGACGGCCGATGCGGCCAAGTACATCCTGGAGAAGACGCTGGTGGATCGCAGCTACGGCGCGCGTCCGTTGCGCCGGGCCCTGCAGAAGTACATCGAGGATCCGCTTTCCGAAGCGCTGATCCAAGGGACGCTGCCGCGGCCGAGCGATCTCGAAGTCTATCTCAGCGACACAGGGCTCTTTGTCCGGCCGGTTCACGAGCCGGAAGAGGCTCTGGTTGGGGTGGGCGGCGGAGTGGCCGTCGAACACGAAGGTACGCCGCTCTACACTTTCTAG
- a CDS encoding ABC transporter ATP-binding protein: MKSSIAVDRVAKTYRGASELTIFADMSFVVNPGERVALIGESGAGKSTLLHLLGGLDHPTTGAIHFGETDITKLTARELASFRNREMGFVWQVQSLLPEFTAIENVMMPLLVRGETPEQARPAAATMLEEVGLAARLEHRAGELSGGEQQRVVLARALVGKPKYLLADEPTGNLDERTAGQILDLLERLQEVHQLTSVIVTHSPALAARCDRTLRLAKGGLVEVAVTMEANSHV; encoded by the coding sequence GTGAAGTCTTCGATTGCCGTAGATCGTGTTGCCAAGACTTATCGCGGGGCTAGCGAGTTGACCATCTTTGCCGATATGAGCTTTGTGGTCAACCCTGGGGAACGTGTTGCGCTCATCGGCGAATCCGGTGCGGGCAAATCTACGTTATTGCATCTGTTGGGGGGGCTCGATCATCCAACAACGGGCGCGATTCACTTTGGCGAGACGGACATCACCAAACTCACGGCGCGGGAACTGGCAAGCTTCCGGAATCGGGAAATGGGTTTTGTGTGGCAGGTACAATCCCTGCTGCCCGAGTTTACGGCGATCGAGAATGTCATGATGCCGCTACTGGTGCGCGGTGAGACTCCGGAGCAGGCGCGTCCGGCCGCTGCGACGATGCTAGAGGAGGTTGGGCTGGCGGCCCGGCTGGAGCACCGGGCAGGCGAGTTGTCTGGGGGAGAGCAGCAACGGGTGGTTCTAGCCCGGGCGCTGGTGGGCAAGCCGAAGTATCTTCTTGCCGATGAGCCGACCGGCAATCTGGATGAGCGGACGGCGGGCCAGATTCTCGATTTACTGGAACGCCTACAGGAAGTCCATCAGTTGACGAGCGTGATCGTGACGCACAGTCCGGCATTGGCTGCGCGCTGCGATCGCACCTTGCGATTGGCCAAAGGTGGCCTGGTTGAAGTAGCAGTTACAATGGAGGCAAATAGCCATGTTTGA
- the hemB gene encoding porphobilinogen synthase: protein MPFPIHRPRRLRRTESLRRLTRETQLQPENFIEPLFLIPGEGQVKPISSMPGIAQLSVDQAVKQCEEAKSLGLGGVILFGIPETKDEFASGAYDPDGIVQQGVRAIKAAVPDLLVITDVCNCEYTSHGHCGHIVDNDVDNDVTLDWLARSAVSHAAAGADIVAPSDMMDGRVAAIRSALDQAGHPLVPIMSYAAKYASGFYGPFREAAESTPQFGDRRSYQMDPPNAREAMREIELDLEEGADMIIVKPALAYLDIIAAARNRFDVPIAAYQVSGEYSMIMAAVQNGWVDYERVMFESLTAIKRAGATMIINYFAKPAARLL from the coding sequence ATGCCCTTCCCCATTCACCGCCCCCGCCGCCTGCGCCGCACCGAATCGCTCCGCCGCCTCACCCGTGAAACCCAGCTCCAGCCCGAAAACTTCATCGAGCCGCTCTTCCTCATCCCGGGCGAAGGCCAGGTCAAGCCCATCTCGAGCATGCCCGGCATCGCGCAGCTTTCCGTCGATCAGGCCGTCAAGCAATGCGAAGAGGCAAAATCGCTCGGCTTGGGCGGCGTCATCCTCTTCGGCATCCCCGAAACCAAGGACGAGTTCGCCTCCGGCGCCTATGACCCCGACGGCATCGTCCAGCAAGGCGTCCGCGCAATCAAAGCTGCCGTCCCCGACCTCCTCGTCATCACCGACGTCTGCAACTGCGAATACACCTCGCACGGCCACTGCGGTCACATTGTCGATAACGATGTCGACAACGACGTCACCCTCGACTGGCTGGCCCGCTCCGCCGTCTCGCACGCCGCCGCCGGAGCCGACATCGTCGCCCCCAGCGACATGATGGACGGCCGCGTTGCGGCCATCCGAAGCGCCCTCGACCAAGCTGGCCATCCCCTGGTCCCGATCATGTCCTACGCCGCCAAATACGCCAGTGGTTTCTACGGTCCCTTCCGCGAAGCTGCCGAAAGCACTCCCCAGTTCGGCGACCGCCGCAGCTACCAGATGGACCCGCCCAATGCCCGCGAAGCGATGCGCGAAATCGAGCTCGACCTCGAGGAAGGCGCCGACATGATCATCGTCAAACCCGCCCTCGCCTACCTCGACATCATTGCCGCAGCCCGCAACCGTTTCGACGTCCCCATCGCCGCCTACCAGGTCTCCGGTGAGTACAGCATGATCATGGCCGCCGTCCAAAACGGCTGGGTCGACTACGAACGCGTCATGTTCGAAAGCCTCACCGCCATCAAGCGCGCCGGCGCCACCATGATCATCAACTACTTTGCCAAGCCCGCGGCCCGGCTGCTCTAA
- a CDS encoding DUF3299 domain-containing protein — MQSIFLAVVALFLLADPQPANVVQWRQLRGLDISTGEATADLKKIDNATIRIAGYMVPLENDDLEEANEYLIVPIAGGCIHTPPPPPNQIVYCRMNNRKKAKIDMYVPQWFEGKFNIAKTNSPYGAVSFQMQVANVLPYKSN, encoded by the coding sequence ATGCAGTCGATTTTCCTGGCCGTCGTCGCGCTGTTTCTCCTCGCCGACCCGCAACCCGCCAACGTCGTCCAGTGGCGTCAGCTCCGCGGCCTCGACATCAGCACCGGGGAGGCCACCGCCGACCTGAAGAAAATCGACAACGCCACCATCCGCATCGCTGGCTACATGGTGCCGCTCGAAAATGACGACCTCGAAGAAGCAAACGAATACCTGATCGTCCCGATTGCCGGAGGCTGCATCCACACGCCGCCTCCGCCGCCGAATCAAATCGTCTACTGCCGGATGAACAACCGCAAGAAGGCCAAAATTGATATGTACGTGCCGCAGTGGTTCGAGGGCAAGTTCAATATCGCCAAAACCAACAGCCCCTACGGCGCGGTGTCCTTCCAGATGCAAGTCGCCAATGTCCTCCCCTACAAAAGCAATTGA
- a CDS encoding ATP-binding cassette domain-containing protein has protein sequence MSSPTKAIDINGLRFAYGKDRPNVLDIPRFELNNGESCFLHGPSGCGKTTLLGIIAGVLKGTGDVQVLGNTLSQCSGAQRDAWRGANIGYIFQMFNLIPYLSVRDNILLPCRLHKARRDKEAPEAACRRLAAALDIEGLLDRGVLELSVGQQQRVAAARALIGTPALVIADEPTSALDTAHRESFLQLLRSQCSLAGSALLFVSHDQSIANLFDRRQSLPELNLAAQRRGA, from the coding sequence ATGTCCTCCCCTACAAAAGCAATTGACATCAACGGCCTCCGCTTTGCCTATGGCAAGGACCGTCCCAATGTGCTCGACATCCCCCGTTTTGAGCTGAACAACGGCGAATCCTGTTTCCTGCACGGCCCGAGCGGCTGTGGCAAAACCACCCTGCTCGGCATCATCGCCGGAGTACTCAAAGGCACAGGTGACGTTCAGGTGCTCGGCAACACCCTCAGCCAGTGCAGCGGCGCCCAGCGCGATGCCTGGCGTGGCGCAAACATTGGCTACATCTTCCAGATGTTCAACCTGATTCCCTATCTCAGCGTGCGCGACAACATCCTGCTGCCCTGTCGCCTGCACAAGGCCCGGCGCGACAAAGAGGCTCCCGAGGCCGCCTGCCGCCGTCTCGCAGCCGCGCTCGACATCGAAGGCCTCCTCGACCGCGGCGTCCTCGAACTCTCCGTCGGCCAGCAACAACGCGTTGCCGCCGCCCGCGCCCTCATCGGCACCCCCGCCCTCGTCATTGCCGACGAACCCACCTCCGCCCTCGACACCGCGCACCGCGAAAGCTTCCTCCAACTGCTCCGCTCGCAATGCAGCCTCGCCGGCTCGGCGCTGCTCTTCGTCAGCCACGACCAATCAATCGCCAACCTCTTTGACCGCCGCCAGAGTCTCCCCGAGCTGAACCTCGCCGCCCAACGGAGAGGCGCCTGA
- a CDS encoding ABC transporter permease, which yields MLLLSLAWQSLRNRRVTTLLTVFSIALSVALLLGVEALRTSARESFSSTISGTDLIVGARGGSLQLLLSTVFRIGSVSNGISQKTYEEWAHHPGVLWTIPYSLGDSHKSFRVVGTDQNFYTHYRFRRTGQVVMAEGHPATGEHEAALGSDVAAQLHYALGTRITLTHGLGASGIMDHEEQPFTVVGILARTATPIDRAIYVSLGGIEHIHEDTPESTALTSFLVAAKSRRDTLFLQREINTYKPEPLTAIIPGVTLNELWSTVRFAEIALEIVGGFVVLVGLMGMLVAIYTTLNERRREMAILRALGAGPIKILSLFLLESLLLAGAGCALGVGMMIGSIALLQGIVENRFGLYLRWQGFEMQHAIYLAIVLGAALIAGLIPAWRAYRNTLADGLSVRI from the coding sequence ATGCTGCTGCTCTCCCTCGCCTGGCAATCCCTGCGCAACCGCCGGGTCACCACCCTGCTCACCGTCTTCTCCATCGCGCTCAGCGTCGCCCTACTGCTCGGCGTGGAGGCGCTGCGCACCAGCGCCCGCGAAAGCTTCTCCTCCACCATCTCCGGCACCGATCTGATCGTCGGCGCCCGTGGCGGCTCGCTGCAACTGCTCCTCTCGACCGTCTTCCGCATCGGCTCGGTCAGCAACGGCATCAGCCAGAAGACCTATGAGGAATGGGCCCACCACCCGGGCGTCCTCTGGACCATCCCCTACTCGCTCGGCGACAGCCACAAGAGCTTCCGCGTCGTTGGCACCGATCAGAACTTCTACACCCACTACCGCTTCCGCCGCACAGGCCAAGTCGTCATGGCCGAAGGCCACCCCGCCACCGGCGAACACGAAGCCGCGCTCGGCAGCGACGTCGCCGCGCAGTTGCACTACGCCCTCGGCACCCGCATCACGCTCACCCACGGGCTCGGTGCCTCAGGCATCATGGACCACGAAGAGCAGCCCTTCACCGTCGTCGGCATTCTCGCCCGCACTGCCACGCCAATCGATCGCGCCATCTACGTCTCGCTCGGCGGCATCGAACACATCCACGAAGACACGCCGGAGTCCACTGCCCTTACCTCCTTCTTGGTGGCCGCCAAAAGCCGCCGCGACACCCTCTTCCTCCAGCGCGAGATCAACACCTACAAGCCCGAACCGCTCACCGCCATCATCCCTGGCGTCACGCTGAACGAACTCTGGTCCACCGTCCGCTTCGCCGAAATCGCGCTTGAAATTGTCGGAGGCTTCGTCGTGCTGGTTGGCCTGATGGGCATGCTCGTCGCCATCTACACAACGCTCAACGAGCGCCGCCGCGAAATGGCGATCCTCCGCGCCCTCGGCGCAGGCCCAATCAAAATCCTCAGCCTCTTTTTGCTCGAAAGCCTCCTCCTCGCCGGAGCCGGTTGCGCGCTCGGCGTCGGCATGATGATCGGGAGCATCGCCCTGCTGCAAGGCATCGTCGAGAACCGCTTCGGCCTCTACCTCCGCTGGCAGGGCTTCGAGATGCAGCACGCGATCTACCTCGCCATCGTGCTCGGCGCAGCTCTCATCGCCGGACTCATCCCCGCCTGGCGTGCTTATCGCAATACTCTGGCCGACGGGCTCTCCGTCCGCATATAG
- a CDS encoding sugar transferase: protein MYSRHHRKSRVLFALSDVLLTALAFEAAYLLRSLLPLTRDFYLNTPLKMLLFGIAALSSVIFCLWVQVYDRLDGANPYVIFRETLKQAAFNAITLILFEYTLRLDLSRGFLLLFIATQFLFLLLFRWNAGSLVGLIRREFGGQHYVLVFGEGPAAEELARQLRTNASSGTNLLGIVNHPDEVRGKIRDHIVDEVLFAVPPERLSGLEELFLECDEEGVRTRLSVDFFPHVNSDVFLDRLGPTHLLTFSATPHDEIKLFAKRIVDFLVAALALLAVSPILVLSAIAIRLSSKGPILFRQTRCGLNGRRFRLYKFRSMVVNAEALKEQYAHLNVKKLNFKIPNDPRLTGVGRWLRKFSIDELPQLWNVLKGDMSLVGPRPATPDEVENYERWQRRRLRMRPGLTCIWAVEGRDHLDVDTVMRLDMQYIDNWSLSLDSRILIRTIPLVLLGRGAN, encoded by the coding sequence GTGTATAGCCGACATCATCGAAAAAGCCGTGTTCTGTTTGCGCTCTCGGATGTCCTTCTTACCGCCTTGGCGTTCGAAGCGGCCTATCTCCTCCGAAGCCTCCTCCCACTCACGCGCGACTTCTATCTCAATACGCCGCTGAAGATGCTGCTCTTCGGCATCGCCGCCCTGTCGAGCGTAATTTTCTGCCTTTGGGTGCAGGTTTACGACCGTCTCGACGGCGCCAATCCCTATGTCATCTTCCGCGAAACGCTGAAGCAGGCCGCCTTCAATGCGATCACGCTCATTCTCTTTGAATACACGCTGCGCCTCGACCTCAGCCGCGGCTTCCTGCTGCTCTTCATCGCCACGCAGTTCCTCTTCCTGCTCCTGTTCCGCTGGAACGCCGGCTCTCTCGTCGGCCTCATCCGGCGTGAATTTGGCGGGCAACACTATGTGCTGGTTTTTGGAGAAGGGCCTGCCGCCGAAGAACTCGCCCGCCAACTTCGCACCAACGCCTCCAGCGGCACCAACCTGCTGGGTATCGTCAATCATCCCGACGAGGTGCGCGGCAAAATCCGCGACCACATCGTCGACGAAGTTCTCTTTGCCGTCCCCCCGGAGCGCCTGAGTGGACTCGAAGAGCTCTTTCTCGAGTGCGACGAAGAAGGCGTCCGCACCCGCCTCAGCGTCGACTTTTTCCCCCACGTCAATTCCGACGTCTTCCTCGACCGCCTGGGCCCCACCCATCTACTCACTTTCAGCGCCACCCCGCACGACGAAATCAAGCTTTTCGCCAAGCGCATCGTCGACTTCCTCGTCGCCGCCCTAGCGCTGCTGGCCGTCTCTCCCATCCTCGTCCTCTCGGCGATTGCGATTCGCCTCAGTTCCAAGGGCCCCATTCTCTTCCGGCAAACCCGCTGTGGCCTCAATGGCCGCCGTTTCCGTCTCTATAAGTTCCGCTCGATGGTCGTCAATGCCGAAGCGCTGAAGGAACAGTACGCCCACCTGAACGTCAAAAAGCTGAACTTCAAAATCCCCAACGATCCGCGCCTCACCGGTGTCGGACGCTGGCTGCGTAAGTTCTCGATCGACGAGTTGCCCCAGCTCTGGAACGTGCTCAAGGGCGACATGTCCCTCGTCGGCCCCCGCCCCGCCACGCCCGATGAGGTGGAAAACTATGAGCGCTGGCAACGGCGGCGTCTCCGCATGCGTCCTGGACTCACCTGCATCTGGGCCGTCGAAGGGCGCGACCATCTCGACGTCGACACCGTCATGCGCCTGGACATGCAATATATCGATAACTGGTCGCTGTCCCTGGACAGCCGTATCTTGATCCGAACCATCCCCCTGGTTCTACTCGGCCGAGGAGCCAATTAG
- a CDS encoding phosphoribosyltransferase family protein, whose translation MQLLPTQEEVVDLLRKTGALRQGHFVYPDGSYTNEYLQVALAMMDYHHAKVLSVALSRKIRSNTELRAMIPNLSIVAPATGGLPVAYGIVEALGARQIYWAEEDVERQPQRFRQFVEPKPGDKILLVDDILRTGRKLIALKKLVESYGAEVVGLAVMIYQPWPDTPDFAPLPLFHLAKLDSFAAREIPSALKDNETAVTKVWI comes from the coding sequence ATGCAACTGCTACCCACTCAAGAAGAAGTCGTTGACCTGCTGCGCAAGACAGGAGCCCTGCGCCAGGGGCATTTCGTCTACCCCGACGGGAGCTACACCAACGAATACCTGCAGGTTGCGCTGGCGATGATGGACTATCACCACGCAAAAGTCCTCAGCGTGGCGCTCAGCCGCAAGATCCGGTCGAACACGGAGCTGCGGGCCATGATTCCCAACCTCTCGATCGTCGCCCCCGCCACCGGCGGCTTGCCCGTCGCCTATGGCATTGTCGAAGCGCTCGGGGCGCGCCAGATCTATTGGGCCGAAGAAGACGTCGAACGCCAACCCCAGCGCTTCCGTCAATTTGTCGAGCCCAAACCCGGCGACAAGATCCTGCTCGTCGACGACATCTTACGCACCGGCCGCAAGCTGATCGCCCTCAAAAAGCTGGTCGAAAGCTACGGCGCCGAAGTGGTGGGCCTGGCGGTGATGATCTACCAACCCTGGCCCGACACTCCGGACTTTGCTCCCCTTCCACTCTTCCATCTCGCCAAGCTCGACAGCTTCGCGGCCCGTGAGATTCCCTCCGCACTCAAAGACAACGAGACCGCGGTCACCAAGGTCTGGATCTAG
- a CDS encoding sulfatase, with the protein MQRRNFLTTLAGAAVQGAAATPSRPNFVFILMDDLGWADLSCYGSRYYETPHLDRLAKEGVRFTNAYAAAPVCSPTRASIMAGKYPARLGVTNYLPGGHPTPYSKLIGAPTTQQLALEETTIPEALAPLGYTSGHVGKWHLGGPEFFPEKQGFSVNIGGTNSGMPASFFYPGWGKNPPIVGEPGEYLTERLTKEAIRFIEANQKNPFFLYLPHYAVHVPIEAKQELIEKYRKKKPGALQNDPIYAAMIQHMDESVGQISAALERLGLTKNTHLIFTSDNGGLSAPEWKLKPVTSNSPMREGKGHLYEGGIRVPLIVRGPGVQRGKTIDTPVSSIDHLATLVDLAGGTAGKTDGVSLAALLRKGHSPAPRDHFWHYPHYSNQLGRPASAIRRGHLKLIEFHEDSHAELYDLRSDPSETKDLSRAQPETVRELTASLHQWRDSVGAKMPTPNPNYDPAREGEGYWWKTRSRP; encoded by the coding sequence ATGCAGAGACGTAACTTTCTCACGACACTGGCCGGGGCGGCAGTACAGGGGGCGGCGGCAACGCCGTCCCGCCCCAATTTCGTATTCATCCTGATGGACGATCTGGGTTGGGCCGACCTGAGCTGCTATGGCAGCCGTTATTATGAGACGCCACATCTGGACCGGCTGGCCAAGGAGGGCGTTCGCTTTACCAATGCCTATGCGGCGGCGCCGGTTTGTTCGCCCACCCGGGCGAGCATCATGGCGGGCAAGTATCCGGCTCGCCTGGGGGTGACGAATTATTTGCCGGGCGGGCATCCGACGCCTTACTCCAAGCTGATCGGCGCGCCGACCACGCAGCAACTGGCGCTTGAGGAGACGACGATTCCCGAGGCGTTGGCGCCGCTTGGCTACACGTCTGGCCATGTCGGGAAGTGGCATCTGGGCGGGCCTGAGTTCTTCCCGGAGAAGCAGGGCTTCTCGGTGAATATCGGCGGCACCAACAGCGGCATGCCGGCCAGCTTTTTCTATCCGGGCTGGGGCAAGAATCCGCCGATCGTGGGCGAGCCGGGCGAGTATCTCACCGAGCGTCTGACCAAGGAGGCGATTCGCTTTATCGAGGCGAATCAGAAGAATCCCTTCTTCCTCTATCTGCCGCACTATGCGGTCCATGTGCCGATTGAGGCCAAGCAAGAACTGATCGAGAAGTATCGGAAGAAGAAGCCGGGCGCCCTGCAGAACGATCCGATCTACGCGGCCATGATCCAGCATATGGATGAGAGCGTTGGGCAGATTTCGGCGGCGCTGGAGCGGTTGGGTTTGACGAAGAACACGCACCTGATCTTCACTTCGGACAACGGCGGCCTGTCGGCGCCCGAGTGGAAGCTGAAACCGGTGACCTCTAACTCTCCGATGCGTGAAGGGAAGGGGCATCTGTATGAAGGGGGCATTCGCGTGCCGCTGATCGTACGCGGGCCCGGTGTCCAGCGCGGCAAAACGATCGACACGCCGGTGTCGAGCATCGATCATCTGGCGACGCTGGTGGATCTGGCGGGAGGCACGGCTGGAAAGACAGACGGCGTTAGCCTTGCGGCGCTTCTACGCAAAGGGCATTCTCCGGCGCCTCGTGATCACTTCTGGCACTATCCGCATTACAGTAACCAGTTGGGGCGGCCTGCTTCGGCCATCCGGCGCGGTCATCTGAAGCTGATCGAGTTTCATGAGGACAGCCACGCGGAGTTGTATGATCTGCGTTCGGACCCGAGCGAGACGAAGGATCTGAGCCGTGCGCAGCCAGAGACGGTGCGCGAATTGACTGCAAGCTTGCACCAGTGGCGGGATTCGGTGGGAGCGAAAATGCCGACGCCGAATCCCAACTACGACCCAGCCCGCGAGGGCGAGGGCTATTGGTGGAAGACGCGGAGCCGGCCCTAG